Proteins from a genomic interval of Trifolium pratense cultivar HEN17-A07 linkage group LG6, ARS_RC_1.1, whole genome shotgun sequence:
- the LOC123890749 gene encoding uncharacterized protein LOC123890749 has protein sequence MARWWWKSAVVVAITALLIRSYGGGGELIGIGFDKESFMKWMRDLSDKLGIWAIPLYISIHTISIALCLPSAIFLETAASLLFGFLPSVLCVFSAKILAASLSFSIGRLIFRNSSSAMDWARRNKYFKILSNGVARDGWKFVLLARFSPVPSYIINYTLAATEVRFFLDFLLPTIVGCVPMILQNTSIGSLAGAAVASASGTKKSQFWSYFFPIVGILSSVLISLRIKKYSSQISVPEISSDKDNTDKDNIVESKQQK, from the exons ATGGCGCGGTGGTGGTGGAAATCAGCGGTGGTTGTAGCAATAACCGCCTTATTAATAAGATCCTACGGCGGCGGCGGAGAATTAATCGGAATTGGATTTGATAAAGAATCATTCATGAAATGGATGAGAGATTTATCTGATAAATTAGGGATTTGGGCGATTCCTCTTTACATTTCAATTCACACTATTTCCATTGCTCTTTGTTTACCTTCTGCTATTTTCCTTGAAACTGCTGCTTCTCTTCTCTTCGGTTTCTTACCTTCTGTTCTCTGTGTTTTCTCCGCTAAGATCCTCGCCgcttctctctctttctccaTTGGCAG GTTAATATTCAGGAATTCAAGCTCAGCAATGGATTGGGCACGAaggaacaaatattttaaaatcctttCCAACGGAGTTGCGCGTGATGGTTGGAAGTTTGTTCTTCTTGCCCGCTTCTCACCCGTGCCTTCATATATCATTAACTATACCTTAGCTGCTACCGAAGTTAGGTTCTTTTTGGATTTTCTTCTTCCCACCATTGTCGGATGCGTCCCCATGATCTTGCAGAATACATCTATTGGAAGCCTTGCCGGTGCAGCTGTTGCTTCAGCATCCGGCACTAAGAAATCTCAATTTTGGTCCTACTTTTTCCCCATAGTTGGTATTTTATCTAGTGTACTTATTTCTTTAAGAATTAAAAAGTATTCATCCCAAATTTCAGTACCGGAAATCTCTTCGGACAAAGATAACACTGACAAAGATAACATCGTTGAATCAAAACAGCAAAAGTAA
- the LOC123890750 gene encoding peroxisome biogenesis protein 1-like isoform X1 — translation MEFLVEAVGSINDCFVSLPLPLIQTLQSTASSPLPPILVLQLGSPSHPPHCWFVAWSGASSSSSAIQVSQQFAECVSLPIHSPVQVKVASNVPHASSVYIEPHTVDDWEILELNSQQAEDQILNQVRIVHEGMRFPLWLNGHTVITFHVGSVFPKNAVVQLMPGTEVEVASKTRKRISDSAGDSHVGSNSKDHTAKMLLRLQEPNDLCRTSTHVKGVELHVGLTSVAVVHPETAKRFSFNTLQLVSIVPRVSKENVNNSRTKSNIMKAKGGSAVNEVENGNTDKKEHRQAVVHLLISESVAKGHVMLAKSLRLYLRASLHSWVYLKACDIILEKTIPSISLCPCRFKLVRQENSVENNGLDDFHSHKNHIDETLHGKATSGVFLDTRNWLMHSEVVAALFDNPSYREEEEVANQSQNQKGLQSLVRLWYIAQLEAITSIMGMELNSLVIGSKTLLHFGLSCYQIGSDEKFQPTSSEHGGKEAEMLFLLTFGEEDLHHGKLNAYEVSLGGRLNNINVEDLKFFERMKLGDPISIHSFDERTSADHIRSNVPFHGWMEKTASDVINRMLVLLSSTCGLWFGSCNLPLPGHVVIYGPPGSGKTILATDVAKSLENHEDILAHIIFVSCSKLALEKVPVIRQELANHITEAINHAPSVVIFDNLDSIISTPDSEGSQPSMSVAGLTDFLVDIMDEYGEKRRKSCGFGPIAFIATIQSLESIPQSLSSSGRFDFHIKLPAPAASERKAMLKHVIQRRHLQCNDDILLDVAVKCDGYDGYDLEILVDRTVHAAVRRFLPSKPIYEHEGPALLQEDFSQAMHDFLPVAMRDITKSVSDDGRSGWDDVGGLADIRNAIKEMIELPSKFPKTFAQAPLRLRSNILLYGPPGCGKTHIVGAAATASSLRFISVKGPELLNKYIGASEQAVRDIFSKAAAAAPCLLFFDEFDSIAPKRGHDNTGVTDRVVNQFLTELDGVEILAGVFVFAATSRPDLLDAALLRPGRLDRLLFCDFPSWHERLEILTVLSRKLPMASDIDLATVANMTEGFSGADLQALLSDAQLAAVHDILDNIDTFGSEKTPVITDALLKLTASKTRPSISEEEKRRLYSIYHQFLDSKRSVAAQSRDVKGKKATLA, via the exons ATGGAGTTCTTGGTTGAAGCTGTGGGAAGCATAAACGACTGTTTCGTATCCCTTCCCTTACCTCTAATTCAAACCCTTCAATCCACAGCTTCATCTCCTCTTCCTCCAATTCTCGTCCTCCAGCTTGGTTCTCCATCCCACCCTCCTCACTGCTGGTTTGTTGCTTGGTCTGGTGCCAGTTCTTCCTCTTCAGCCATACAAGTTTCTCAACAATTTGCCGAATGTGTTTCCTTGCCGATTCATTCTCCAGTTCAAGTTAAAGTTGCTTCTAATGTTCCTCATGCTTCTTCCGTCTATATAGAGCCACATACGGTAGATGATTGGGAAATTTTGGAACTTAATTCCCAACAAGCTGAGGATCAAATTCTCAATCAG GTTAGGATTGTTCATGAAGGGATGAGGTTTCCTTTATGGTTGAATGGTCACACTGTCATCACATTTCATGTTGGTTCTGTTTTTCCCAAGAATGCGGTGG TACAACTCATGCCAGGAACTGAAGTTGAGGTTGCTTCAAAGACGCGCAAAAGAATTTCGGATTCAGCGGGAGATTCACATGTAGGTTCCAATAGTAAAGATCATACTGCAAAAATGCTGCTCCGTTTACAAGAGCCAAATGATTTATGTCGTACCAGTACTCATGTCAAAGGTGTTGAGCTTCATGTAGGGCTCACTTCGGTTGCTGTTGTTCATCCAGAAACAGCCAAGCGCTTCTCATTTAACACGCTTCAGTTGGTTTCCATAGTGCCAAGAGTATCAAAAGAGAATGTTAATAATTCCAGAACCAAATCCAATATTATGAAAGCCAAAGGTGGTTCAGCTGTTAATGAAGTTGAGAATGGAAATACTGACAAGAAGGAACATCGACAAGCAGTTGTTCATCTGTTGATTTCAGAATCTGTGGCTAAAGGACATGTAATGCTAGCTAAGTCTCTTCGCCTTTATTTGAGAGCTAGCCTGCATTCAT GGGTTTATTTGAAGGCATGCGatattattttggaaaaaactATCCCTTCCATTTCTCTTTGTCCTTGTCGATTCAAACTGGTAAGGCAGGAGAATTCCGTTGAGAACAATGGTCTAGATGATTTTCACAGCCATAAGAATCACATTGATGAAACATTGCATGGGAAAGCCACTTCAGGTGTCTTTTTGGATACCAGAAATTGGTTAATGCACAGTGAAGTTGTTGCGGCTCTTTTTGATAATCCCAGTTACAGAGAAGAGGAAGAGGTTGCAAACCAATCCCAGAATCAAAAGGGATTACAAAGTCTTGTACGACTATGGTATATTGCACAACTTGAGGCAATTACTTCCATTATGGGGATGGAACTTAATTCATTGGTTATTGGTAGTAAAACATTGCTTCATTTTGGATTAAGCTGTTACCAGATTGGGAGTGATGAGAAGTTTCAGCCGACTTCTTCAGAACACGGTGGCAAGGAAGctgaaatgttatttttattgacCTTTGGTGAAGAAGATCTGCATCATGGAAAACTTAATGCATATGAAGTTTCACTTGGCGGAAGACTCAATAACATCAACGTTGAGGATCTGAAGTTTTTTGAAAGAATGAAATTGGGTGATCCCATTTCTATTCATTCTTTTGACGAGAGAACCTCTGCAGACCACATTCGTTCAAATGTACCTTTCCATGGCTGGATGGAGAAAACTGCTTCTGATGTTATCAATA GGATGCTGGTATTGTTATCTTCAACATGTGGTTTGTGGTTTGGCTCATGCAACCTGCCACTTCCTGGACATGTTGTAATATATGGACCTCCG GGCTCTGGGAAAACTATACTAGCAACTGATGTGGCAAAATCCCTTGAAAATCATGAAGACATCTTAGCGCACAT AATTTTTGTTTCCTGCTCAAAACTTGCTCTGGAGAAGGTCCCAGTTATTCGTCAAGAACTTGCAAACCATATAACTGAAGCTATAAACCATGCACCTTCTGTTGTCATCTTTGACAATCTTGATAGTATAATTTCTACCCCTGATTCCGAAGGTTCTCAGCCATCGATGTCTGTTGCTGGACTCACAGATTTTCTAGTTGACATCATGGATGAATATGGG GAGAAGAGGCGAAAGTCATGTGGATTTGGTCCAATAGCTTTCATAGCTACCATACAGTCCCTAGAGAGTATACCACAATCTTTGAGCTCTTCAG GGCGGTTTGACTTTCACATTAAGCTGCCTGCTCCTGCAGCTTCCGAGCGCAAAGCTATGTTGAAGCATGTAATACAAAGGCGACACTTGCAATGCAATGATGACATCCTGCTTGATGTGGCTGTAAAATGTGATGGTTATGATGGCTATGATCTG GAAATTTTAGTTGATAGAACTGTCCATGCTGCTGTTCGCCGTTTTCTGCCATCTAAACCCATTTATGAGCATGAGGGTCCTGCTTTACTCCAGGAGGATTTCTCTCAGGCAATGCATGATTTTCTCCCAGTTGCAATGCGTGACATCACAAAATCTGTTTCTGACGATGGCCGTTCTGGATGGGATGATGTCGGTGGTCTTGCTGATATTCGAAATGCTATTAAAGAG ATGATCGAGTTGCCATCAAAGTTTCCAAAAACTTTTGCGCAAGCACCATTAAGGTTGCGGTCAAATATCCTCTTATATGGTCCTCCCGGTTGTGGCAAAACTCACATAGTCGGTGCTGCTGCCACTGCTTCTTCGCTTCGATTCATATCAGTGAAAGGGCCAGAACTGTTAAACAAATACATTGGTGCTTCTGAACAAGCT GTTAGGGATATATTTTCTAAAGCAGCTGCTGCAGCCCCGTGCCTACTTttttttgatgaatttgattCTATTGCTCCTAAGAGAGGGCACGACAATACTGGAGTAACCGACCGTGTTGTCAATCAA TTCTTGACCGAGTTAGACGGTGTTGAGATTTTAGCTGGTGTATTTGTGTTTGCTGCAACCAG TAGACCAGATTTACTGGATGCGGCACTGTTGAGACCGGGTAGGTTAGATCGTCTTCTATTTTGTGACTTTCCATCTTGGCATGAGAGATTGGAAATTCTTACGGTACTTTCTAGAAAG TTACCAATGGCCAGTGATATTGATTTGGCTACAGTAGCTAATATGACTGAGGGATTCAGTGGAGCTGATCTCCAGGCTCTCCTCTCAGATGCACAGCTTGCAGCAGTTCATGATATTCTGGACAACATTGATACGTTTGGGTCAGAGAAAACACCAGTTATTACTGATGCTCTTCTAAAGCTCACTGCATCCAAGACCAGGCCATCTATTTCAGAGGAAGAGAAAAGACGACTCTACAGTATTTATCACCAGTTCCTGGATTCAAAGAGATCTGTTGCTGCCCAG TCAAGGGATGTAAAAGGCAAGAAGGCAACTCTAGCCTGA
- the LOC123890750 gene encoding peroxisome biogenesis protein 1-like isoform X2 produces MVEWSHCHHISCWFCFSQECVQLMPGTEVEVASKTRKRISDSAGDSHVGSNSKDHTAKMLLRLQEPNDLCRTSTHVKGVELHVGLTSVAVVHPETAKRFSFNTLQLVSIVPRVSKENVNNSRTKSNIMKAKGGSAVNEVENGNTDKKEHRQAVVHLLISESVAKGHVMLAKSLRLYLRASLHSWVYLKACDIILEKTIPSISLCPCRFKLVRQENSVENNGLDDFHSHKNHIDETLHGKATSGVFLDTRNWLMHSEVVAALFDNPSYREEEEVANQSQNQKGLQSLVRLWYIAQLEAITSIMGMELNSLVIGSKTLLHFGLSCYQIGSDEKFQPTSSEHGGKEAEMLFLLTFGEEDLHHGKLNAYEVSLGGRLNNINVEDLKFFERMKLGDPISIHSFDERTSADHIRSNVPFHGWMEKTASDVINRMLVLLSSTCGLWFGSCNLPLPGHVVIYGPPGSGKTILATDVAKSLENHEDILAHIIFVSCSKLALEKVPVIRQELANHITEAINHAPSVVIFDNLDSIISTPDSEGSQPSMSVAGLTDFLVDIMDEYGEKRRKSCGFGPIAFIATIQSLESIPQSLSSSGRFDFHIKLPAPAASERKAMLKHVIQRRHLQCNDDILLDVAVKCDGYDGYDLEILVDRTVHAAVRRFLPSKPIYEHEGPALLQEDFSQAMHDFLPVAMRDITKSVSDDGRSGWDDVGGLADIRNAIKEMIELPSKFPKTFAQAPLRLRSNILLYGPPGCGKTHIVGAAATASSLRFISVKGPELLNKYIGASEQAVRDIFSKAAAAAPCLLFFDEFDSIAPKRGHDNTGVTDRVVNQFLTELDGVEILAGVFVFAATSRPDLLDAALLRPGRLDRLLFCDFPSWHERLEILTVLSRKLPMASDIDLATVANMTEGFSGADLQALLSDAQLAAVHDILDNIDTFGSEKTPVITDALLKLTASKTRPSISEEEKRRLYSIYHQFLDSKRSVAAQSRDVKGKKATLA; encoded by the exons ATGGTTGAATGGTCACACTGTCATCACATTTCATGTTGGTTCTGTTTTTCCCAAGAATGCG TACAACTCATGCCAGGAACTGAAGTTGAGGTTGCTTCAAAGACGCGCAAAAGAATTTCGGATTCAGCGGGAGATTCACATGTAGGTTCCAATAGTAAAGATCATACTGCAAAAATGCTGCTCCGTTTACAAGAGCCAAATGATTTATGTCGTACCAGTACTCATGTCAAAGGTGTTGAGCTTCATGTAGGGCTCACTTCGGTTGCTGTTGTTCATCCAGAAACAGCCAAGCGCTTCTCATTTAACACGCTTCAGTTGGTTTCCATAGTGCCAAGAGTATCAAAAGAGAATGTTAATAATTCCAGAACCAAATCCAATATTATGAAAGCCAAAGGTGGTTCAGCTGTTAATGAAGTTGAGAATGGAAATACTGACAAGAAGGAACATCGACAAGCAGTTGTTCATCTGTTGATTTCAGAATCTGTGGCTAAAGGACATGTAATGCTAGCTAAGTCTCTTCGCCTTTATTTGAGAGCTAGCCTGCATTCAT GGGTTTATTTGAAGGCATGCGatattattttggaaaaaactATCCCTTCCATTTCTCTTTGTCCTTGTCGATTCAAACTGGTAAGGCAGGAGAATTCCGTTGAGAACAATGGTCTAGATGATTTTCACAGCCATAAGAATCACATTGATGAAACATTGCATGGGAAAGCCACTTCAGGTGTCTTTTTGGATACCAGAAATTGGTTAATGCACAGTGAAGTTGTTGCGGCTCTTTTTGATAATCCCAGTTACAGAGAAGAGGAAGAGGTTGCAAACCAATCCCAGAATCAAAAGGGATTACAAAGTCTTGTACGACTATGGTATATTGCACAACTTGAGGCAATTACTTCCATTATGGGGATGGAACTTAATTCATTGGTTATTGGTAGTAAAACATTGCTTCATTTTGGATTAAGCTGTTACCAGATTGGGAGTGATGAGAAGTTTCAGCCGACTTCTTCAGAACACGGTGGCAAGGAAGctgaaatgttatttttattgacCTTTGGTGAAGAAGATCTGCATCATGGAAAACTTAATGCATATGAAGTTTCACTTGGCGGAAGACTCAATAACATCAACGTTGAGGATCTGAAGTTTTTTGAAAGAATGAAATTGGGTGATCCCATTTCTATTCATTCTTTTGACGAGAGAACCTCTGCAGACCACATTCGTTCAAATGTACCTTTCCATGGCTGGATGGAGAAAACTGCTTCTGATGTTATCAATA GGATGCTGGTATTGTTATCTTCAACATGTGGTTTGTGGTTTGGCTCATGCAACCTGCCACTTCCTGGACATGTTGTAATATATGGACCTCCG GGCTCTGGGAAAACTATACTAGCAACTGATGTGGCAAAATCCCTTGAAAATCATGAAGACATCTTAGCGCACAT AATTTTTGTTTCCTGCTCAAAACTTGCTCTGGAGAAGGTCCCAGTTATTCGTCAAGAACTTGCAAACCATATAACTGAAGCTATAAACCATGCACCTTCTGTTGTCATCTTTGACAATCTTGATAGTATAATTTCTACCCCTGATTCCGAAGGTTCTCAGCCATCGATGTCTGTTGCTGGACTCACAGATTTTCTAGTTGACATCATGGATGAATATGGG GAGAAGAGGCGAAAGTCATGTGGATTTGGTCCAATAGCTTTCATAGCTACCATACAGTCCCTAGAGAGTATACCACAATCTTTGAGCTCTTCAG GGCGGTTTGACTTTCACATTAAGCTGCCTGCTCCTGCAGCTTCCGAGCGCAAAGCTATGTTGAAGCATGTAATACAAAGGCGACACTTGCAATGCAATGATGACATCCTGCTTGATGTGGCTGTAAAATGTGATGGTTATGATGGCTATGATCTG GAAATTTTAGTTGATAGAACTGTCCATGCTGCTGTTCGCCGTTTTCTGCCATCTAAACCCATTTATGAGCATGAGGGTCCTGCTTTACTCCAGGAGGATTTCTCTCAGGCAATGCATGATTTTCTCCCAGTTGCAATGCGTGACATCACAAAATCTGTTTCTGACGATGGCCGTTCTGGATGGGATGATGTCGGTGGTCTTGCTGATATTCGAAATGCTATTAAAGAG ATGATCGAGTTGCCATCAAAGTTTCCAAAAACTTTTGCGCAAGCACCATTAAGGTTGCGGTCAAATATCCTCTTATATGGTCCTCCCGGTTGTGGCAAAACTCACATAGTCGGTGCTGCTGCCACTGCTTCTTCGCTTCGATTCATATCAGTGAAAGGGCCAGAACTGTTAAACAAATACATTGGTGCTTCTGAACAAGCT GTTAGGGATATATTTTCTAAAGCAGCTGCTGCAGCCCCGTGCCTACTTttttttgatgaatttgattCTATTGCTCCTAAGAGAGGGCACGACAATACTGGAGTAACCGACCGTGTTGTCAATCAA TTCTTGACCGAGTTAGACGGTGTTGAGATTTTAGCTGGTGTATTTGTGTTTGCTGCAACCAG TAGACCAGATTTACTGGATGCGGCACTGTTGAGACCGGGTAGGTTAGATCGTCTTCTATTTTGTGACTTTCCATCTTGGCATGAGAGATTGGAAATTCTTACGGTACTTTCTAGAAAG TTACCAATGGCCAGTGATATTGATTTGGCTACAGTAGCTAATATGACTGAGGGATTCAGTGGAGCTGATCTCCAGGCTCTCCTCTCAGATGCACAGCTTGCAGCAGTTCATGATATTCTGGACAACATTGATACGTTTGGGTCAGAGAAAACACCAGTTATTACTGATGCTCTTCTAAAGCTCACTGCATCCAAGACCAGGCCATCTATTTCAGAGGAAGAGAAAAGACGACTCTACAGTATTTATCACCAGTTCCTGGATTCAAAGAGATCTGTTGCTGCCCAG TCAAGGGATGTAAAAGGCAAGAAGGCAACTCTAGCCTGA
- the LOC123890750 gene encoding peroxisome biogenesis protein 1-like isoform X3, with protein sequence MKAKGGSAVNEVENGNTDKKEHRQAVVHLLISESVAKGHVMLAKSLRLYLRASLHSWVYLKACDIILEKTIPSISLCPCRFKLVRQENSVENNGLDDFHSHKNHIDETLHGKATSGVFLDTRNWLMHSEVVAALFDNPSYREEEEVANQSQNQKGLQSLVRLWYIAQLEAITSIMGMELNSLVIGSKTLLHFGLSCYQIGSDEKFQPTSSEHGGKEAEMLFLLTFGEEDLHHGKLNAYEVSLGGRLNNINVEDLKFFERMKLGDPISIHSFDERTSADHIRSNVPFHGWMEKTASDVINRMLVLLSSTCGLWFGSCNLPLPGHVVIYGPPGSGKTILATDVAKSLENHEDILAHIIFVSCSKLALEKVPVIRQELANHITEAINHAPSVVIFDNLDSIISTPDSEGSQPSMSVAGLTDFLVDIMDEYGEKRRKSCGFGPIAFIATIQSLESIPQSLSSSGRFDFHIKLPAPAASERKAMLKHVIQRRHLQCNDDILLDVAVKCDGYDGYDLEILVDRTVHAAVRRFLPSKPIYEHEGPALLQEDFSQAMHDFLPVAMRDITKSVSDDGRSGWDDVGGLADIRNAIKEMIELPSKFPKTFAQAPLRLRSNILLYGPPGCGKTHIVGAAATASSLRFISVKGPELLNKYIGASEQAVRDIFSKAAAAAPCLLFFDEFDSIAPKRGHDNTGVTDRVVNQFLTELDGVEILAGVFVFAATSRPDLLDAALLRPGRLDRLLFCDFPSWHERLEILTVLSRKLPMASDIDLATVANMTEGFSGADLQALLSDAQLAAVHDILDNIDTFGSEKTPVITDALLKLTASKTRPSISEEEKRRLYSIYHQFLDSKRSVAAQSRDVKGKKATLA encoded by the exons ATGAAAGCCAAAGGTGGTTCAGCTGTTAATGAAGTTGAGAATGGAAATACTGACAAGAAGGAACATCGACAAGCAGTTGTTCATCTGTTGATTTCAGAATCTGTGGCTAAAGGACATGTAATGCTAGCTAAGTCTCTTCGCCTTTATTTGAGAGCTAGCCTGCATTCAT GGGTTTATTTGAAGGCATGCGatattattttggaaaaaactATCCCTTCCATTTCTCTTTGTCCTTGTCGATTCAAACTGGTAAGGCAGGAGAATTCCGTTGAGAACAATGGTCTAGATGATTTTCACAGCCATAAGAATCACATTGATGAAACATTGCATGGGAAAGCCACTTCAGGTGTCTTTTTGGATACCAGAAATTGGTTAATGCACAGTGAAGTTGTTGCGGCTCTTTTTGATAATCCCAGTTACAGAGAAGAGGAAGAGGTTGCAAACCAATCCCAGAATCAAAAGGGATTACAAAGTCTTGTACGACTATGGTATATTGCACAACTTGAGGCAATTACTTCCATTATGGGGATGGAACTTAATTCATTGGTTATTGGTAGTAAAACATTGCTTCATTTTGGATTAAGCTGTTACCAGATTGGGAGTGATGAGAAGTTTCAGCCGACTTCTTCAGAACACGGTGGCAAGGAAGctgaaatgttatttttattgacCTTTGGTGAAGAAGATCTGCATCATGGAAAACTTAATGCATATGAAGTTTCACTTGGCGGAAGACTCAATAACATCAACGTTGAGGATCTGAAGTTTTTTGAAAGAATGAAATTGGGTGATCCCATTTCTATTCATTCTTTTGACGAGAGAACCTCTGCAGACCACATTCGTTCAAATGTACCTTTCCATGGCTGGATGGAGAAAACTGCTTCTGATGTTATCAATA GGATGCTGGTATTGTTATCTTCAACATGTGGTTTGTGGTTTGGCTCATGCAACCTGCCACTTCCTGGACATGTTGTAATATATGGACCTCCG GGCTCTGGGAAAACTATACTAGCAACTGATGTGGCAAAATCCCTTGAAAATCATGAAGACATCTTAGCGCACAT AATTTTTGTTTCCTGCTCAAAACTTGCTCTGGAGAAGGTCCCAGTTATTCGTCAAGAACTTGCAAACCATATAACTGAAGCTATAAACCATGCACCTTCTGTTGTCATCTTTGACAATCTTGATAGTATAATTTCTACCCCTGATTCCGAAGGTTCTCAGCCATCGATGTCTGTTGCTGGACTCACAGATTTTCTAGTTGACATCATGGATGAATATGGG GAGAAGAGGCGAAAGTCATGTGGATTTGGTCCAATAGCTTTCATAGCTACCATACAGTCCCTAGAGAGTATACCACAATCTTTGAGCTCTTCAG GGCGGTTTGACTTTCACATTAAGCTGCCTGCTCCTGCAGCTTCCGAGCGCAAAGCTATGTTGAAGCATGTAATACAAAGGCGACACTTGCAATGCAATGATGACATCCTGCTTGATGTGGCTGTAAAATGTGATGGTTATGATGGCTATGATCTG GAAATTTTAGTTGATAGAACTGTCCATGCTGCTGTTCGCCGTTTTCTGCCATCTAAACCCATTTATGAGCATGAGGGTCCTGCTTTACTCCAGGAGGATTTCTCTCAGGCAATGCATGATTTTCTCCCAGTTGCAATGCGTGACATCACAAAATCTGTTTCTGACGATGGCCGTTCTGGATGGGATGATGTCGGTGGTCTTGCTGATATTCGAAATGCTATTAAAGAG ATGATCGAGTTGCCATCAAAGTTTCCAAAAACTTTTGCGCAAGCACCATTAAGGTTGCGGTCAAATATCCTCTTATATGGTCCTCCCGGTTGTGGCAAAACTCACATAGTCGGTGCTGCTGCCACTGCTTCTTCGCTTCGATTCATATCAGTGAAAGGGCCAGAACTGTTAAACAAATACATTGGTGCTTCTGAACAAGCT GTTAGGGATATATTTTCTAAAGCAGCTGCTGCAGCCCCGTGCCTACTTttttttgatgaatttgattCTATTGCTCCTAAGAGAGGGCACGACAATACTGGAGTAACCGACCGTGTTGTCAATCAA TTCTTGACCGAGTTAGACGGTGTTGAGATTTTAGCTGGTGTATTTGTGTTTGCTGCAACCAG TAGACCAGATTTACTGGATGCGGCACTGTTGAGACCGGGTAGGTTAGATCGTCTTCTATTTTGTGACTTTCCATCTTGGCATGAGAGATTGGAAATTCTTACGGTACTTTCTAGAAAG TTACCAATGGCCAGTGATATTGATTTGGCTACAGTAGCTAATATGACTGAGGGATTCAGTGGAGCTGATCTCCAGGCTCTCCTCTCAGATGCACAGCTTGCAGCAGTTCATGATATTCTGGACAACATTGATACGTTTGGGTCAGAGAAAACACCAGTTATTACTGATGCTCTTCTAAAGCTCACTGCATCCAAGACCAGGCCATCTATTTCAGAGGAAGAGAAAAGACGACTCTACAGTATTTATCACCAGTTCCTGGATTCAAAGAGATCTGTTGCTGCCCAG TCAAGGGATGTAAAAGGCAAGAAGGCAACTCTAGCCTGA